In Candidatus Cloacimonadota bacterium, the DNA window AAATCTACAATTTGTTTTGGAGCCATATAAAAATCTCTTTTGTTTTTTCAAAATATTGTTTTGTTTTCTCTAAATCAGGTGTGTTGGGATTATAGTCAGGATATCTTCCCTGTAAATGATATCTCATAAGAATTCCAAAGAAAATTTCCATTTCTTTAGGGATGATTATATCTGTTTTTTCAGATAGAAAAATCAAATTATGCGATTTAGGCGGAATTGCTGATATTGCTTTTACGATATGGGCTCTCAATGCTTTTTCAATAACCAGGTGACAGAAAATAAACCTTGTAGTATTTTATTTTGATCAATAAGAATATTGGCTGTCTCAAGATCATCTTGGGCTGATTCCAACCAATATTTAATCTGCTTTTCTAGATCAATCATTTTTTTCATCCCTACCTGAATCCGAATTTCAAATATTTAATGAAAATGGCAAGTTATTTGATTTTATCTGAATCTTTAAAACCAGAGTTATATCTCTATTTCTTCAGGATCAGTTTCCATTTCCACGACTTTCCATTCTTGCTCTTCATGATCGAAATCGGCAATTTTATCGATTGGCAGTTTGATGTATTTTCCCCAGGCGGTTACGGCAATTTCGCCATTCGGCAGAATGAGTTCTCCGGTTCCTTCAAAGAATCTTCTGTTTTGATTTGTGATGCGACTGATAACTTTCAATTCCACATCGTAGGGAACGGGACGGCGGAATTTGCAATTCAGTTCTACTGTTACTCCCCAAATTTCTTCGTGTTCTATCATTATTGCTCTGCCAATTGTTTCATCTAAAATTGCAGTTGAAATTCCTCCATGCAGTCTGCCGGGATAACTCTGGTGTAATTCGCAGGGAATAAAGGTTGCCACGAGTTCATTATTTTCCAATTCGTAAAATCCGGCTTTGATGCCGAAATTGTTGTTCAGTCCGCAAACGAAACAGAGTTTGCTGTTCTGGTGTTTTTTTCGTACTTTATGGATCATGAATTTCCTCTATTTAGTAATTCAAAAACATCATTATCTAAGACTATTCCTGCTTTTTGGGCGTATGATTGAACCATTTTTCTCAACTTACGAAATTTCGCCAAAACGAGGTTTTTTTTCAACGACAACAGTGCAAAATCATTGATTAAAATGTTTCTTTCTTCACAAAGATCATTCAATTCTTTCATCATATCAGCCGAAATTTCTATAGTGATTTCAGACATCTTACTCTCCTTCAATCGACTGGAAGTTCAAGACCAGTATATTTTCGGTCAAGAAAAAAACAGATCCTTCAACTTGGGAATGCATCTCAAATTTTGAGATTCTTTCGAATGTTGACAAACAATAGATATTTTCTTGCATCCCCCTAAATATTCCTTTATCAGGAATCAATAAAAAAAACACTACAATTTCATTTTTTTCAAGCCTATGAATTTTTAACCTGTGAAATCAATTCAATTTCACTGGGTTATTCATGGGAAAAACAAACAAAGCCTTTTATAGTAACCATTTCAATGGTTTATCATTTGTGCAAAACGTTGAAACCGTTGTCCGATATATTTCTCGCATCAATATTCCCACGAATGAATTCGTGGGCTTTACTGGATATGTTTTTGACAGGCAAAATAGCTATAATTTCATTTATTACAAAAGATTAGGTTTACACCCTCCAAATTTTCCAGGGGGATGCGTGATAGATATTTTAACATTCCGAAGATCCCGATAAATCGGGAACATTCGGAAGTTAAACTACTTTAAAAGGATCATTTTCCTGATTGGTGATTCTGATAAATCAAGTTTGTAAAAGTAAATTCCTGAGGTTACAGAATTGCCGAAATTGTCTGTACCATCCCAGACAACACTCTGTTCACTCGTTCCTAAACTCCCGTTTGGGAAAGTGAACATTTTTACTTTCTGACCTTTAAGGTTATAAATTTCAATTTTCGCAAAGTAAGAGCTTTGCGTTACATTAAACGAAATCGTCGTGGATGGATTGAAAGGATTAGGCGAATTCTGATGCAATTCAATACTGCCTGTTTCAGGAAGATCGTTTTGAGAGTTTGTATCTTCAGCATCTCGAACCAGGCGAACATAATTGTAAATTCTGATAACATCGCCCTGTGGACCGTGGCCGTAAGGGAAACTGGATGGATCTCCACTTTTGGGATCGCTGCGCTGAGCTCCTGCACCATGCACATCCATCAAAGTATAATTCCCGGAATTGGGCGGCATTTCCATCCAGCCCAGAGCTCTTCCAAAAGAAACATAAGAAGCATAGCTGCCATTATCCATATTGGCGTGAGTTGTTCCGCTCCAGAAATAGGGATAATCAGTTTCTCCACCAGCATTGGTGATGGAAGTAACGTTGAAAAGCGGATCGATAGCTGCAGAATTAGATGTATCTGGAGAGCGTGTGTAATCGATAATACTTTGCAGTTCTTTTACATTTGGCAATCTCCAGTCGTTGTAGCCCAGATAGTTTTCATTATTTTTCTGCTGCACCCAAGCCAGAGCTTCTTCCCAGTTCAAAGCTTCCCCGCTGTCATTCTGGCTCCAGATCAGTTCCGTTGCATTGTCTGTTGTCGTGCCATCACCATTATCTTCAAAATCATTGACACCATAATTTTCAGTTCCGCGTACATAATAAACATAGAACTGTTTATCTTCGGTTTGGCCAGGCATCGGTCCATAAGGATAACCCTTGATACGTCCGTCAGCAAAATTTACACCAAACATGGTAGGATCATTATTCATAGTGGTACTCACATAAAGCGTTGAGCTGATGAACTGAGCATCGATAATGCGTTCACCGGCGGAAACATCTCCATAGCCGAAATCAAAATAATCGGTATCGATAAATGGAATCAGATCGGTAGTAGATCCGTTCCAACCGCTGCAATCTTCTCCACTGAAAATTATCAGCGAATACAATTCTTTGATGGTGGGAATTCTCCAGTCGGAATAACCGCCGATATTCACACCAGAAACACTGGCAATCGCTTCATCATAAGACATCTTATCATCATAATTAATCTCACCATCGCCGTCGGTATCGCAGGTTTTGCTCCACATCAAATTGGTTACATTATCGGTGATCGTACAATCGCCATTGTCGGTGTAATCCGGTTGATTTCCCTCGAATTGGGCATCCTGTCCATAAAACGGATCGCCGGGATCGGGCGCAGTGATCTCATCAAATTCATCGTAAAATAAAGTCTGATTCGTATCCACGATTGGATAATTTTGAGCCAATAAAATCGTGAACAACAGCATTATAAGGATTCCAGTGATAATTTTCTTTTTCATTATCCACCTCCTATAAAGTTGCAGACAAAGAAATTTGTAGATCCCTGCGAAAAAAGTGTTAACCTGGAAAAGGTTTCTGTCAAAATATCTTCTTCTTCACGCATCTTCCGAAAAATATTTGCTTTTCTGTAATCAACAAAAAACACAATAATTTCATTTTTTCAAGCCCATGAATTTATTCATGGGAAAAGCAAACAAACCCTTTTATAGTATCCATTTCAATGGTTTTGTATTTGTGCAAACGGTTGAAACCGTTATCCGATATATTTATAGTATCAAAATTCCCACGAATGACCTATTGAAATCAATTCAATTTCACAGGTTAAAAATTCGTGGGCTTTACTGGATAAGGTTTTGGATGGATAAAATAGCAATAAATTAGTTTTATACATTCCAAATTTTTCGGGGAATGCGAGATCTTCTTCTTAGTACTTTCAAGGTTAATCTTTATTTTAGCAAACCCTGAAAGTCTCAATTGAGAGAAATTTCGGAAGAGAGCTTTTCAGGGCTTGTTTTTATTTATTATTCAACTCTGAAAGTGTCAATTTTTTGAGAATTCTCGGTAGAGACCTTTTCAGAGTTTAATCTTTCCTCTTCGTTCCCGCCATGATCGCAGCCGGAAAAAGCACCACATAGGCGATGATGAGAATGATGGGCGAAATGGTTTTGTCGCCTGTTCCCATGATGATGTAGCCGATGATCGTTGCCAGAATAGCTATGATAAGCAAAGCTACATTTGTTTTATTAAATACGAATCTCATTTTTTCTCTCCTAAAGTTATTTCTTCCAATAAATTTTCAGCTGCTTCCGCTGAGATGGGATCATCATTAACTTCAATAGCAATCTTTAAATATTTCTGCGCCATTTCCTTCTGACCCAATTTCCAGTAAATAGCTCCCAGATGAAAGGCGATCTCGCTGTTTTCCACAGGTTTGGAAAGCGGGATTTTCATGGCAGCCAGAGCTTTTTCGGGTTTATCATCAACATAATACAACCAGGCTAAACTATCCCAGATCATTTCGCTGTCGGGTTTTAATTTTACAGCTTCTTCCAGAAGTTTGTAGGCAAGCTCGAAGTCATCAGAATATTCGTTTTTGGCGATGGAATATCCCAAAGCGTTTTTGAGGTCAGCATTTTCCGGATAGAGATCTATAGAATCTAACAATATTCTCTTCATATTATCATAAGAAGCAAATTGTTCAGCTACAATTGAATAACGCAAATACGTTGAAACATGAGGCTTAGAATTTTCGGAAAGCTCTTTTAAAGCAACTACATAAGAAAGTGAGTCTTTACCAATTCCATACAAAATACTGGAAACAATTTCATTGGAAATGTAAACGGAGTCTGGTGCAAGCTCGATCAGCTCGATTGCTTTCTCATAATTATCTGAATTCTGCAGAAGCAGAGTTGCAGCAGTAAAATTCATATCACGATCTACGAGTGATTGAGCATCGATACTGAGAATCTGCTCTGCTGCTACTGCTTTTTCATCTACAGATGTATACATCATAGCCAGCAAATAATGGATGTGATTCTTATCTTCCACGAAATTGTTGTACTCTTGCAAAACTGCCACTAAATCGTTAAAAATCTGTTCATCCTGTTCGAAAGGAAATTTAAAAATGAAATCTCGCAAAGCATCCAGATCGTTACTTTTTGCCAGAGCTTCAGCAGCGTCGGTTTTCCTGCCAGCATCGAAATAAAGTTTTGCCAGATAAGCATAAAAGGAAGGTTGTAATTCCGGTTTGATATTTCCCAGATCTTCCAGAATTTCTCCTGCTTTTATTCCGGTTTCAAAATCCTGCTTATTTATAGCCGAAAAGAAGACAAATTTCAATATTTCTTCCGTTCCAACTGCAAAAGCAGCAGTTTTATTTTTTAGAACTTTATCCCAGTCTTTCTGAGTAAAATACTTTCCAACCAAAAAAGTAACAAGCGGATCGGAAACAGGCTTTCCATCATCCAATCTTTGCTGAATAAGCTGTAAAATTTTATCCTGATTTCCTGCTTTATCAAAAGCCGAAAGCAGAGATTTCATGGTCTGTTCATCGTCCCATTTTTCGTAAGCCTGGGTTAAAATTTCCAATCCTTTTTCAGCATCTATTTCACTAATGAGACTGGCAACTAAAAGAACTTCTTCCTTCTTTTTCCAGGGAAGATCTAAAGCATCAAACAAAAGTTTTTTATCAGTTGGAGGAAAGTATTCCTTCCTGAAAACATAATACATTGCCAGGCTGCGCATGGTTTTTTCTTTTTCCAGAGCTGCTTCATAAAAATAATTAGCTCGTTCATAATTTTGTTCCATGCGATAAGTATCTGCCAAAATTTGCAGCATTTTAGCTGAATAAACTTTTGAAGCGTAATACTTTTCGCCCAAAGTTATCAGTTCTTGAGCTCTTTCTTTTTGAGAATAAGAAAGCAGAGCCAGCGTTTCCAGCAAACGTTCTTTGATGTGAATTGATTTTGGATCTTCCTGAGCTGCCCGTTTGAAGAGATCAACAGCTGTGGCAAAATCTTTATTTTCAAAAGCTGTTTCAGCAATTGCGTAATAGTTTGT includes these proteins:
- a CDS encoding PaaI family thioesterase, which translates into the protein MIHKVRKKHQNSKLCFVCGLNNNFGIKAGFYELENNELVATFIPCELHQSYPGRLHGGISTAILDETIGRAIMIEHEEIWGVTVELNCKFRRPVPYDVELKVISRITNQNRRFFEGTGELILPNGEIAVTAWGKYIKLPIDKIADFDHEEQEWKVVEMETDPEEIEI
- a CDS encoding HEPN domain-containing protein, with the translated sequence MRAHIVKAISAIPPKSHNLIFLSEKTDIIIPKEMEIFFGILMRYHLQGRYPDYNPNTPDLEKTKQYFEKTKEIFIWLQNKL
- a CDS encoding DUF1566 domain-containing protein, with protein sequence MKKKIITGILIMLLFTILLAQNYPIVDTNQTLFYDEFDEITAPDPGDPFYGQDAQFEGNQPDYTDNGDCTITDNVTNLMWSKTCDTDGDGEINYDDKMSYDEAIASVSGVNIGGYSDWRIPTIKELYSLIIFSGEDCSGWNGSTTDLIPFIDTDYFDFGYGDVSAGERIIDAQFISSTLYVSTTMNNDPTMFGVNFADGRIKGYPYGPMPGQTEDKQFYVYYVRGTENYGVNDFEDNGDGTTTDNATELIWSQNDSGEALNWEEALAWVQQKNNENYLGYNDWRLPNVKELQSIIDYTRSPDTSNSAAIDPLFNVTSITNAGGETDYPYFWSGTTHANMDNGSYASYVSFGRALGWMEMPPNSGNYTLMDVHGAGAQRSDPKSGDPSSFPYGHGPQGDVIRIYNYVRLVRDAEDTNSQNDLPETGSIELHQNSPNPFNPSTTISFNVTQSSYFAKIEIYNLKGQKVKMFTFPNGSLGTSEQSVVWDGTDNFGNSVTSGIYFYKLDLSESPIRKMILLK